Proteins co-encoded in one Anolis carolinensis isolate JA03-04 unplaced genomic scaffold, rAnoCar3.1.pri scaffold_9, whole genome shotgun sequence genomic window:
- the LOC100563501 gene encoding 5-hydroxyisourate hydrolase isoform X2 — protein sequence MESNFQREAAPAGEGEPHASLTVHVLNVLTGRPAAGLAIHVMQLGDRKESWTELMSSTTDVDGHLDKSSLASLQLKTGTYKLRFETGEYWQQQGQPSFYPYADVVFIITEAERRVHIPLLMSPYSYTTYRGN from the exons ATGGAGAGCAACTTCCAGAGAGAAGCG GCTCCAGCTGGAGAAGGGGAGCCGCATGCCTCCCTCACGGTCCATGTGCTGAATGTTCTCACCGGCCGTCCAGCCGCAGGGCTGGCCATACACGTCATGCAACTGGGAGATCGCAAGGAGTCCTGGACAGAGCTGATGAGCAG CACAACCGATGTGGATGGACACCTGGATAAGAGCAGCTTGGCCTCCCTGCAGTTGAAGACGGGCACCTACAAACTGCGCTTCGAGACAGGAGAGTACTGGCAGCAGCAAGGCCAGCCCAGTTTCTACCCTTATGCAGAT GTGGTCTTCATCATCACAGAGGCGGAACGGAGGGTCCACATCCCGCTGCTGATGAGCCCCTATTCCTACACCACTTACAGGGGCAACTAG
- the LOC100563501 gene encoding 5-hydroxyisourate hydrolase isoform X3 translates to MAASPTAPAGEGEPHASLTVHVLNVLTGRPAAGLAIHVMQLGDRKESWTELMSSTTDVDGHLDKSSLASLQLKTGTYKLRFETGEYWQQQGQPSFYPYADVVFIITEAERRVHIPLLMSPYSYTTYRGN, encoded by the exons GCTCCAGCTGGAGAAGGGGAGCCGCATGCCTCCCTCACGGTCCATGTGCTGAATGTTCTCACCGGCCGTCCAGCCGCAGGGCTGGCCATACACGTCATGCAACTGGGAGATCGCAAGGAGTCCTGGACAGAGCTGATGAGCAG CACAACCGATGTGGATGGACACCTGGATAAGAGCAGCTTGGCCTCCCTGCAGTTGAAGACGGGCACCTACAAACTGCGCTTCGAGACAGGAGAGTACTGGCAGCAGCAAGGCCAGCCCAGTTTCTACCCTTATGCAGAT GTGGTCTTCATCATCACAGAGGCGGAACGGAGGGTCCACATCCCGCTGCTGATGAGCCCCTATTCCTACACCACTTACAGGGGCAACTAG